In Puntigrus tetrazona isolate hp1 chromosome 23, ASM1883169v1, whole genome shotgun sequence, the DNA window tttttcACTGGAGGTAGTTCACTCATATATTTAGCTGAAAACCGGTTTGAAATGTATGTCTTAAcggtggatttgtttcttatcaacacacagcttttcacagGATGTTAAATGATGGACTTTTACTGCATTGGACATTAACTGCAGATGATCcatcggtgagcaagtgattAAATGGtaaatttctttgaaataatcTGTACTGTTGAAAGCGCTATAAAAATGAAGGTAACCTGACTTTCGTCCAGGAACTGTGCTGTTAGtatcttattaaataaattagatttatcTGAGGCTGATTCAGTGCATAATCTTGGTGTCATGAGTTCATTCACTAAAAGTGCTGAAGGTCCATAGAGACAGCTGAAAACCCTCAGTTATATCCTTTTCTCCTAGTCATGCCAGAGTGGCTACTTCAATTTAGCTGTCACCTTTCCAGAAACCGCAAAACCCCTAACAATGCTTTCTGTCCAGATGTGTCCACTTCGGACAAAAGCTGCTGACCCCCTTAAACCTGGACCTGAGACAGgacaaaataaacacagccgTGGAAAACTGTGAATAATATCTCAGAAAAAAGGGTGCCGGACACAATGCAGTACCGTCAGACTCATGGACAGATGGCCAATGTGCAATTTTTACAAGTACAAGGGAGATTGTAAGGGCAATTTAAGTGTTAAGTAATTACTTTGGATTAACTGGTTCAACATGTTCAGAGGTATTCACTTATGCTTCCttcattttcttacaaaaaGTGTTTCTCTTTGACAATCACTTGACTGGTTCAATATGATTTAACAACTTCAGGTACAAAAgaagtgtaaaatatttaatacaccCATTGACAAATAGCTCTTACTTTAGTGGACGGATGAAATCATACAATACTTCAAACTGAAAGCCAGCTTCATTTAGGGAAATCTCgacaaaatcatattttttaatatgttacccatatattcatattaatagtaattataataaaaaaaacagtgacatGGAATGCATGTGTTAAgcttgtgacaaaaaaaaaatattttcaaaaaacaactATAAGATGGATTACTTTAGGATGAAGGATGCGTTGATACTGcctgattaaataataataataataataataataataatttgttgtgTGTCTGgatcaaatataaaacattactgaaaaaGTCTTACCTATTTGCAAATTTTGTTTTGGACATGTGTAAAGATTTTTTAAGGATTcatatttcttttgtgttcgtTCAGTATCTtctaatttaatgcatttaaatgtacatggCATTTTTGATTTCCagcagaaatgttattttaaataatgacagctAAATTTGTGGGACATTGCGTATTTTAACATTCTGCTTATTAAATTCAACTTTTAAAATACGCAAAGTATACCGTCATTATCACTGTTTTTCTCGTACCAAAGGATGGCACTAGTAGGCTGTTGGATATGAGGGATAATACGCGCGCTACACGTTAGCTCGTGCCGCTGATGCTCTCCGCTCCGCGTGGAGGCGCTGTAGAGTGTTTGACCGGACAGTTTCTCATCTCGCGCAGGAACTGAGGCATCCTTGACAACAATCGCCGGTTGTCTGTTGTTTGCATGTTGACGCTTTTGTTTACTTTTGGTGCTCTTCCGacctttaatttttatttatataggttTCTAAACATTTGAACACTCGTTTTAAGATAGCCATCACaacgttttataataataagattGTCTCGGACGCACCGTTTGACGCCCCATATCGGTCAAGTAAGTGAAAGTTTATTAGGTCAGTGTGTTTGCTAGTCATTTAGTCAATAACCAAACCTCTCTCTGCTGTTTAAACTAAATTATGGTCGCTTTTGCATGCATATTGACATTTATTTGCAACGGCGCAGCTCTGTTATTTAGTGTTAGAGCTCAAATAGCTAGCGTGCACGTTTTATGTTATTGTCTCCTGCTGATGCCCGTGTTGCTTTAATttgtgattaaattaaatgtcttgcagttaactgtaactgtaaaatcattttcttataaGTTGCTGTTTTGTCATGAGATCTGTTCAAAATGTTTGCCAGTACTTTGCGGGCACAGCACGTATAGAGTATGTCAAATAATAACTGCTTTTGTATGTTTAAAGTTGGCATCTCAGCAGCTAAACTTGCGagctttttcacttttagtaCTTAGAAGTAGGCATtttaacagatgcttttatccaaagtgactttcATTAGTTAATTTGTTATACAGATCATTTCCATTGAACAGCTGAGGTTAAGTGCCTTTGTTTAAAGCACAATAGTCATAGTTAATGAATCACCATTTATTGTGGGTATTAGACCTAGAGAACGCTTGGCTACTAGTCATTTAAGACATGTATAACTTAGCTCTAGCTAACATCAAAATGTAACTTAAACCACCTAGTACCTGGAGAACAATTCTTAAATTCATGTGTTTTgcaggttttgttttgtaacgTGACATGCATCTGTAAAAGGGTTGTCAAGCTTAAAACATCTACAGCGGCTCCATGGAACCCAGTAATGATGTGGCGCTTGATATCATCGTTACCAATGTCGTATCTGTCTTCAGAACCAGGTGCCATCTAAACCTGCGCACCATCGGCCTAGAGGGGACTAATGTCATCTACAAGCCTGAAGTGGGAGTAAGTCTAGATACTTAGACCTTCGGAGAGGAGTTTTTAGTTTTGAACACCTATATTCTGTATTTACATATGTTAGTGTGAAAAGATTTGTAACAGTATAATTTATGTCCTTCaactcttattaaaaaaatcatcattataCTTCACCAAAATGatgtatgtaaaatgttattgtcTCAGAAACTACTTACCAAAGTTTGAGTCGTGCCTGCATCCAATTTAAAGCTCTACTAGTGCTAGTGCTAGCACTAAATTAGTGTTTTTCAGtcttttccaaaaatgtaaaatgcatgaagttattttaaaagacgcaaagtttaagttatttttaaaagcttttaaatcaattttagtttgatcatttttattttttaaatacgaGTTGAATGGTTAAGCCTGATGAATGTGGAAAACATATGACCCTTgaccacaaaactagtcataAGGGTCAGTTTATTGAAACTATCAATTTATTATGCATCAGCGTTCCAttgctgtatgttttgttaggataggatcatatttggctgagatgcaactatttgaaaatttgaatcttcacatttaaaaaaaatctaaatattgagaaaattgcctttaaagttgtccaaattaagtttttagcAATACAATGCATACTAATCAAAACtgatggtaggaaatttacaaaatatctttatggaatgcaatttttacttaatattctaatatttactaatatcctaatcattttggcccatacagtgtatttttggcttttgctttaaatatacCCTTGCTACTAAAGGGTCCAattgatgttatttatttttttgaaaactagCATCATGTCAGTCATGTTACATAAACGTTTGACATGTCTAgagtgtttttattacaaaacatgcattttgtccGTTACAGCTTAAAAATGATGTAATGGGGAAACCAACATGGAAAGTGccatcatgttttctttttacctttTGCTCAAAATCGTCAGTGTCAGCGTTATTAGTCAGTATATTGGCAATCATTAATGCATGTTGTTGCTTATGTTCTGTGGATGTTTTTCTAGAAAGTTTTGATGAAGCTGCGAAAACCACGTATCACTGCCTCTATATGGTCATCAGGGAAAATTATTTGCACTGGAGCAACAAGGTCTGCTTTTCAATTCTAAGAATACTAATAAGCCAAGAGTTGTTTGTGCTTCTGAAATGATCAGTATATTCTAAAATgagattttgtacattttatgtgtgtttgtttttgtttagtgagGAGGAAGCCAAACTAGGAGCTCGACGGTTGGCCCGCTGCCTGCAGAAGATTGGATTCAAGGTGTCgaaattgattgattaattagCTACCGTAAACGGCTTTGTAGAATTCTAAATGatgtattattgttataatcTCATCTGCAGGTGAGGTTCTCGGACTTCAAGGTTGTCAATGTGTTAGCAGTGTGCTCCTTGCCTTTTCAAATCCGTCTCATTGAGTTCACTAAGAATAACCGCCCTATTGCCAGGTACGACATTACAGGTTTTTCTGTTCTCAAACTTTACCCATGCATTTTAACAGCGTGCGCTTTCGTGTTGTGTATGGCTTGCATCAAGAGACCATGGAGTGGCTTAGCAAACGTACACTTTGTGCTAGCGCTCGTTTACATGTGGTATTATCATCCGTTTTGGGCCAATCTGACAAATGGTCGGAGTTGAATACAGGTTTAAACAGTTAGCGATGGATGTAGTGATGAAATCAGAGACCTTCCCTTCAATGAAATCCGGTCACAAGTGGTCACAGGAGGcacatttgaaatgcatgttAATACCAGCTGTTAACAGTAATGTGTCTCGCCTGACCACTTGTGATCGGCTCACCAGAGACGGATGTTAACCCAGTCCCCGAAGGAACATTAAAAAGGGAAACGGTGCCCTCTAGTGGTGAAATGGTGAATGCGACTGAGCAACCTCAAAACATGTGAAGGAACATGTTCTCCTATAGCTGGATTGCAGGTCTCAGAGCTatatttgtgtctgtgtgtattttcaGCTATGAACCCGAGATCCACCCTGCTGCGTCATACAGAATTAAACACCTCAGGAGTACAGTGCAGGTCTTTTCCACAGGCAATATCACTGTTACAGGTAAACCACTCACACAGCTTTCGCTCAGTATCATCATTTTCATGACCATAATCTGGGTCACAGCTGAAGCCCCTTTGCCAGTCCATAACATTTAATGGGTTTATGAAATCTACCAACTAATATGAATTGAGTGTCAAGTTACTTACGAATTTTAAATGACCAAGACTTCAGTTCCTGCCTCCATAGAGTTTATACAGATTACTGCATTAATAAGAATTATTCCCAGATTATTTAGCCACACTATATTAATGGCGGCCCACAGGACTGTGGGCTGTGTGAATCATGAAGGTCTGGATACAAGCAAATATAGTATGCtataatgtctttttatttgtttaggatttaaatgtctttattcttcagtgatattaataattgtcttaatgttattatatgtgcagaaaataataaataataatatagcataTATCTTAATAAgagataaaacattttaattcttttggggttttttttactatttttataatattttgtaatgtttgagtcttattattattaataaaaaaaaaattatatattttcacacaaatataaccatgaataattaatgcaaCTCACTGTGTTTAGTATCTGCTTTCTTGTCAAACAATAAAGGTGAAATAAATGTTGGGTCTTATCCTATCAATAACCGTCTTTCCCTCTCTCTAGGACCAAATGTGCAGAGCGTGGCGTCCGCTGTGGAGCAGATTTATCCTCTGCTGTTTGAGTGTCAGAAAACACTGtcataaaccacacacacacacacacacacgcaggcaccggtttgaaacaaaaaagcacCTTATCATTGAATGTTTTAAGGCTTGTAACTGTTGTACTGTATGTGTCTCCAAGGCAGCTTTTGCCATTTCACGTCCAAGCGGGTCTGGGTCGTGTGTTTTCAGAGTCATGCCTTTGAACCTTGACTTTGGTGTTCGGACCCCACGTTGATTAATGACGACCTCTTAAAGCTCAGAAGAGGACCATTAGTGCATTGACATTGTGTTGCTGACATTGTGTAGTTTTTAAACACTTGAATTAACTGTATTATATAATGCATGGACACCAAAGTAAAACCTTGTCAAGCAGTGACATTTAAGGATCGCGTTTTACTGAAACATCTTGGAAATTTTAGCTAATTTGATTTTAGTGACATCTTTGGAGCTCTTTTACTGATACTATAAGTCAGAAGCGAGAGGTTAAAGGGCAAAAACTTCACATTTAAACAGCAGGTGATGTATATCTGGTGTATACTGTGGACAAAGAACACTCTGGGTTGTGAAGGAGTTGTTGGTTCATACGTTTATGTAGTATGTGAaaacttttgtattttataataaacaaaataaaataatcccTATATTAAGTCATTGCGTCTATGTCTGTGCGAGAGAAATAACCCAGCATTACTTCTATTTTGCTCACAGGTCATTCACAAAGTACTGCTTGTCCACTGCCTCACTTAATACTTTTGTggctattttactttttaattaatttttttttcttttaatgctattattatgtataaattatttttttttatttaaattgaatctgCACAAACAGGCTTCATATTCTGCAAATTGGTCACAATTGGCCGTTTGAAATGTGGTTAAAAgcgaagtaaaaaaaaaaaataaataaattgaggACTTTGTGTGCATTACACTGTGAAAATTGGTGCGGGAACCAACACGAATAAACTTTAGAGggccataaaagaaaatataacttACTGAAACTTATGATGCCTTATGTAATCAGCTTGTGAACAACAGGTCACGTGATATCACACTTACCTCAGGGAAGTcattacatttgcataattccctgagaaactgaaaaaaagagcaatctATAGAAAACAGATCGCTACAATCTTTactttttgtcttaatttatttttgttttatatttatcaaatgtgcttttagtcaaaaaaatgcaaaaaggctGTTTTAAGTCAAAACGTTTTCAGTTTGTATTACATAACATTTCAGTTCGTAATGTTACATAATGTTGTTTGCTTACATGAAGGCATCTCCTGCCGGAGAGACACCTTCACCTCATAAGTAGTGCTCAGCACGCAAACACTGATATGTGACTGGGCCACCGAACTTGGCTTTGACTTGTCATGGCAGGATTATGGTCATGATTGCACAATTTTCAAAGCGTTTCATAACAGTTAGCTGTAAATTCTCCATATAAAATCTCAGTCAGTACCAAAActacttaaaatgcatttttacaaagaacacaaataaatcaatttgaCATATAAACATATCTCAACTGACCCATCATGCCATTGGAAGGTTTATCAAGCTAAATTATATCCGTGGCAGCATCAATCAGTTATATATCTTCAATACTTTGAAAAATGCAGTCACGGGTTTGTCTGTCCTGTAATGGCACCAAGAACAATCGGTTGTCTGCAATACCCTAGTGCTCTTCCACTCTTTATCTAGTTAAAAAGTCAAATAGCGAGGGATTTTTCCTCCTGTAAGGGTTGTGCTGTAGCCTCGTGTTTTCTTCTATGACATAGTAGTCTACTGCTCAGGTGATTTCTGCAGAACAACACACGTGTCTGGTCATTACAATGatgcactttaaaacaaaaagttgcATGCATGCAATGTTGGGAAAGTGCCAAGTATTGTAAAACCGGgtgtatgaatgttttttacCCACGAGCCAACAttctaaagtcatttttagcCAGATGGGGCGTGTAGCTGTTGTACAACAGGTTGCTGAAAAAACACCGTTTATCAATCCAAGTCTATCTTTCACTGGAAATATGTAGGGCTTTTTTTAGCCATATTTACAatttgataaatacatttacaaataaaataaaaaaaaattatataaaatatataaaatatagtacttattttgattaatacaattttcttcaatgtcaaatttaaatacatttaatgaaacGCTATTAATTAACAGAAACACTATTCATTTAGGATGACCATATGCCCTCTATTCCTGGACATGTCAAGACTTCATAATCAcctaaaatattttggttttgactTTGTTTTCCAATTTACATGCATTACACTTAATATAAGAACAACACAAGTCAATGGGATCATTAACATGAcagactttgtgtgtgtgtgtgtgtgtgtgtgtgtgcgcttacTTCATGGCAAGCTCCTTAGAGATCTGTTCCAGTGATCGGCCTTTCGTCTCTGGCACAAATACAATCACAAACACCACCAACATGAAGCTCATAGCAGCGTAGGAGAAGATCACCGAGGGCAGACCGATCCTCTCTGCAaccacaaaacatttcagtaaatGACCTCTGATAAGAGATACAAAACctactttttgtttattgttctgGTCAAAGCTTTGTAAGTTTGTGTTTCTTGGTGTTTTCATTCCATCTCTGCAGGAACATCCTCACAGGTGGCAAATGAATGTTTGGCAGACTGCCTCTAAACACAATCCTAATTCCATCCACACTATGCAAATTGTTTTCTGAGAACAAAACATTGCTTATATTGTGTTTTGGATATTGACATTGCTATTTACAGGTGCATTTCAATCAATTACAATGtcatggaaaagttcatttatttcattaattcaaGTCAAATTGTAAaccttgtgtattaaataaattcattgcaTACAGattgaagtagtttaagtctttggttcttttaagtgtgatgattttggctcacatttaacaaaaacccaccaattcactttcaatttaatacacaagtttcacaatttgagttgaagtactgaaatgaactttttcacgatattgtaatttataattgCCCCTGTACCTGTTTCAGTGATAtgttatttgcttgtttttagcGTAGTGCCATATATGCTGAAATGTTTGAATTCTATAGAAAGTACTTGCAGTACTTCTTTTATTACTTTAAGACCAGATGAATAAGCAGTTGTCAAAGCTAGGTCCCTGAGTTTGGAGCTTTGTAATCAACCACACAGGATAACGAGGGTACAAAGACGTGACAAGAGCAGGCTGCTAATCATCTGATATGTAATGCaactatttatgaaaaataagaaCATTGTATtaagtctttctttttttatacctCTTATTATGAAAGTTTCTGTAGTGACCtttttacaacaaatattaTTCTAGAGAAGGTTTATAGTTAACACTGTCAggcttaatttttaattttccataGACCCTATTGTGGGCCCCTTGATAACCCTCTTGTATACTCCTTAAGGTCCTTGGACCTGTTTGAAAACcttttcatatcatttatatataattttatatatttatgtcattttaggCTGGCTAGAGCATAGCTTATGGGAGCAACAAGCGGAGTTAAATTGTAACATAAATAATCAATCTACTGTTAAAAATAGCAGTATTGCAATCAAAACAACTTATCCTTTTTACCTAGTTAGTTAATGATCTGTGACAAAATTAACTGTGCTCTTACATAACTCTTGACATTATGCAGTCTGGTttagacttattttaaaaatctaatgacatgtagcacAAACAAGAAGAGACAGATATTGCACTTAGGCTTAGGAATGTACCACTAACTTTAAGTTTgagaaaaagtaattattaattaattattaaagttattataaGATCTTCCTCCTGACAGTGTCAAATCAGCAATTGCTTAACCAATGAGAACACATAAATTAACTACTTATCTACAGACAGCCCCaatctttttgcttttattggATGACCTTCAGAACCCAGATACTGATAAATAAACTGCATCATACTACAGGGTCACCATGATCTACTGATCTCATAGCTGTAAACAACCGTtcactctgtgtttgtgtgtgggttaCCTGTCAGAGTAAGGAAGGTCATCGATATAAGCAAATTTGTAGCCCAGTTAAAGGCAGAGATGACGGACACGGCCTTTCCACGGATGCCAGTTGGAAAGATCGCACTCAAAACCACATGAACCACTGCAGGTTGATGATGacacagaagaagaaataaagttagtttaaaaaaagaacaatgacaatgaaaaaacagaaatgcaacGCTACAATAATAGTTCACCTTAAAAACAATTTACTCAAACCCATGTTGCAAATCTgaatggctttctttttttctataaaacatgaaaataattaatggTAACACTACAATCAgatgtcatttgttaacattagataCCGTATTAactaacaatacatttattacagtattcatCTTTGTAAACATTGGTTtaagtgttgtttattttttagttcatgttaactaatgaaactTATTGTAGTGTaaccagttatttttttaaagattatccTGGCCACTCTTttcattacacaaaataaatgaacacagcgGCTGCAAAGCTCCGCAAATTATTCTTTTGAgtcagatatttttaatgaatcagtttcTATGATTTGTTCATAAAAAAAGACTGATCCAGTTCTTAAATTAATCAGTTATCTGGTCAAAGCAATTAACAGCCAAGAgctgtaacaatattttaaccaTTTCATGATAAATACATTCTTTTAAGACTAATAAGTTTTAATTAAtctgtttaaatgatttgttaaaatttctgtttaaatttcaGTTAAACTACTGAATTATCCAGTTACATCTGCTAACAGCTCACTagatttttatgaaatttaaaaaagaaaaagttgccgtttattttaattgcatagaAAGGTTCTAAACCATCTAGAAACCATCTAAAAATAGTTCCAAAAACCATCTAAAAGTTCCAAAAGTTCTAAAAtaaccttaaaaaataaataacattattctAGACCTTTCTTTTATGTGATTATCCGATGAcccaccctcaggccatccaagaatAGTTTGGAAATCGGAGAACgcaaaattatgaataaaagaaCTCATATTgaaacatattaatataaagattaaaaaatgtaatggtggatttgtttattacaaacatgcaacattctgcacttctgttaaGTGATGAACTGGAGTCATGTGGTTTACTTCTGGATTACTGAggcgtttttatcagctgtttggaccctCATTCTGACATCACCCATTCACTAAAAAAGATCCTGCGGTGAGCAAGTAATGTAAAGCTCATGTAAATTCTCCAAatttgttcagatgaagaaacattATCAAACTTATcaacatcttggatggcctgagaaTGAGTATTTCAACAGAGTttaaattttgggtgaactattcctttaacaggacgtttttgttttatatgacAGTATGAACAGTGACTGAATCTTACTTGGTCCCAAACTGATGGAAAATCCAGCTACATATACCAGCAAGCTGACGAGAGAGATCCATTTCAGTGAGGGTGACACTTCATTAACATGAAGAGACTGAAGTGCAATTTTGGAACCGTCTTTCTCAGAACCCTCAGCCAGTTCCATCAATGCTGTCCTATGATCTGGAGTGTGACTTAAAATCCAGTGGTCCTTAGTGTCATTAATGCTTGTGAGGAAAGCATTTGTTTTGTGCTTGTCTTGAGGTTCATGGTTAGAAGGATGGTACAATCCCAGTGGAGTGTTTGTCTGGAAATCAGTCTCTTCTCCCGTCCCAAAAACTGTGAGGTTTGCTTTATTAACAGGACCTCTGCATAGGCTAGAAACATGTGTGCGGCTCTGCATAGTAACGGCCCCCAGAGTTGCTGTTGACAATGTCATAACAACTGCGCCAACACATAATAAGGCTTTAGGCCCCACTTTGTCCACTAGAAAGACTGCAGGAATGGTCCCGCCCACTTTAACCACACCAAACCCTGTAGATGCAAGAGTCGCCGCCTCATTCCCATGGAAGCCCACACTGCTGAGAACAGTCGACGCATACGCTAAAATGTTGGGCTGTCCCGTAGCCTGCTGCAAGAAAACCAGCGCTGCACCAACGAGCAGTCTTTGAAGCATATTGTCACGAGAGCGGAAGAGGTCCAGGAAGCCGTGCAGGCGCTCCGCCCCCAATGCCATGCGTATGGAGCCAAGTTCATTCTCCACCGTGTCTACTCCTTTGATGCCAACACGAAGACGGAGGAGAGTTGCGTGAGCCTCTTTCTCGCGCTGCTGGGCCAGCAAAAAGCGAGGACTCTGCGGCAAAAGTGGCATGATGCCGGCTTGCAGCAAAGCAGGGAGCAGCACGCCACCAAACGTAAACCTCCATCCATCCGGGACCCCTGCGAACGCCCAGCTCAGTCCAAAACCCAACAGCATCCCTAAAACTACCATCaactcatatacacacacgcacctcCCGCGCCAGGCGGCCGGTGCCACTTCTGCCGCGTAAAGACAGGACGCCGTGCCTGACAGCGCTACTGCCATGCCGAC includes these proteins:
- the slc2a12 gene encoding solute carrier family 2, facilitated glucose transporter member 12; translated protein: MDASEEPIRMTSDPQSKTCLQNQETHKYQVKSPSAKSGNGAALVLCSVSVACLSGLMMGYEMSLISGALLQLRDVLTLSCPQQEQVVGSLLFGAFLLSLGGGTILDRYGRRFSIILTALLCVLGTLLSVCVVSFWTLVVGRMLVGMAVALSGTASCLYAAEVAPAAWRGRCVCVYELMVVLGMLLGFGLSWAFAGVPDGWRFTFGGVLLPALLQAGIMPLLPQSPRFLLAQQREKEAHATLLRLRVGIKGVDTVENELGSIRMALGAERLHGFLDLFRSRDNMLQRLLVGAALVFLQQATGQPNILAYASTVLSSVGFHGNEAATLASTGFGVVKVGGTIPAVFLVDKVGPKALLCVGAVVMTLSTATLGAVTMQSRTHVSSLCRGPVNKANLTVFGTGEETDFQTNTPLGLYHPSNHEPQDKHKTNAFLTSINDTKDHWILSHTPDHRTALMELAEGSEKDGSKIALQSLHVNEVSPSLKWISLVSLLVYVAGFSISLGPMVHVVLSAIFPTGIRGKAVSVISAFNWATNLLISMTFLTLTERIGLPSVIFSYAAMSFMLVVFVIVFVPETKGRSLEQISKELAMKNHLSSRLLCHRRKHEATAQPLQEEKSLAI
- the tbpl1 gene encoding TATA box-binding protein-like 1 translates to MEPSNDVALDIIVTNVVSVFRTRCHLNLRTIGLEGTNVIYKPEVGKVLMKLRKPRITASIWSSGKIICTGATSEEEAKLGARRLARCLQKIGFKVRFSDFKVVNVLAVCSLPFQIRLIEFTKNNRPIASYEPEIHPAASYRIKHLRSTVQVFSTGNITVTGPNVQSVASAVEQIYPLLFECQKTLS